From a single Nothobranchius furzeri strain GRZ-AD chromosome 7, NfurGRZ-RIMD1, whole genome shotgun sequence genomic region:
- the LOC139070735 gene encoding uncharacterized protein has protein sequence MKPSGLSAVGFHGGLESHLQRKHTCRGVTPTEESHLQRKHTCRGVTPAEETYLQRKHTCRGVTPAEETYLQRKHTCRGVTPAEESHLQRKHTCRGNTPAEESHLQRKHTCRGNTPAEETHLQRSHTCRGVTPAEETHLQRSHTCRGNTPAEESHLQRKHTCRGVTPTEESHLQRSHTCRGVTPAEESHLQRKHTCRGVTPAEKTHLQRKHTCRGNTPAEESHLLSCHACRGVTPAEETYLQRSHTCRGVTLAEETHPMLKVSAGFRGKHGGSDDL, from the exons ATGAAGCCCTCAGGACTCTCAGCTGTTGGTTTCCACGGTGGACTGGAGTcacacctgcagaggaaacaTACCTGCAGAGGAGTCACACCTACAGAGGAGTcacacctgcagaggaaacacacctgcagaggagtcacacctgcagaggaaacatacctgcagaggaaacacacctgcagaggagtcacacctgcagaggaaacatacctgcagaggaaacacacctgcagaggagtcacacctgcagaggagtcacacctgcagaggaaacacacctgcagaggaaacacacctgcagaggagtcacacctgcagagaaaacacacctgcagaggaaacacacctgcagaggaaacacacctgcagaggagtcacacctgcagaggagtcacacctgcagaggaaacacacctgcagaggagtcacacctgcagaggaaacacacctgcagaggagtcacacctgcagaggaaacaTACCTGCAGAGGAGTCACACCTACAGAGGAGTCACACCTGCAGAGGAGTCACACCTGCAGAGGAGTCACACCTGCAGAGGAGTCAcacctgcagagaaaacacacctgcagaggagtcacacctgcagagaaaacacacctgcagaggaaacacacctgcagaggaaacacacctgcagaggagtCACACCTGCTGAGTTGTCACGCCTGCAGAGGAGTcacacctgcagaggaaacaTACCTGCAGAGGAGTCACACCTGCAGAGGAGTCACACTTGCAGAGGAAACACACCCGATGCTAAAAGTCTCTGCAG GTTTTAGGGGAAAGCATGGTGGGAGTGATGACCTTTGA
- the LOC139061543 gene encoding uncharacterized protein gives MSLRSGRKYLKDYAAEELDKAAGEEQQRDAATQPATMQQQSQPFDTKSQQSRTSTRRSQRTSSSTASAATKAYAKAQAARAQLAFAEKEANAMKQRAELDAHLHVLQCQKAIAAAEAEASAYEEAEIQSGEPYGELCEEVEPISSVHRTNEYVEQQRELLYPDTQHDPAQPPKGNDNEVDVQDSTQITNPFITKLNNRLPESSETQQFAKYLIRKELVSTGLLQFDDKPENYWAWKASFISVTKDLNLSPREELDLLTKWLGPTSSEQAKRIRAVHTLNPAAGVKMIWQRLEECYGSPEAIEDALLKKVEDFPKLTNKDDVKLQELSDILLELQCAKQDGALPGLAYLDTTRGVRQIVDKLPFNLQERWTTVGTQYKETHSVSFPPFPVFTQFVQRQAKMRNDPSFATSKANTHVPSPTEKLRADNRKPTVSAHKMVITAEPDQHYLSPKKMEEPDRQCPIHKKPHPLKKCKLFRDKPIEERRAYLKEHNICYRCCGSVQHIAKNCKTVVKCIECDSLKHLSAMHPGLTPAPKSTTPGNNDNEEQTESSPSVESRCTEVCGQGDSPRSCSKISLVKVYPTGQKERAVKMYAVIDDQSNRSLTKSEFFSLFKINARPTPYTLKTCSGREQTSGRRAVNFSLESLDGEVNIQLPPLIECDSVPDNRSEIPSPEIAQHHSHLLSVADNIPPVDHHAPILLLLGRDVLRVHKVREQINGPNDAPYAQRLDLGWVIVGEVCLGKAHSQSEVNVYKTHTLDNGRAQTQFTLKRITGSL, from the coding sequence ATGAGTTTACGCTCAGGAAGAAAATATCTAAAAGACTACGCTGCTGAAGAGCTAGACAAAGCGGCCGGTGAGGAACAGCAACGAGATGCCGCCACTCAACCAGCGACAATGCAGCAGCAGTCTCAGCCATTCGACACCAAGTCGCAGCAATCCAGAACATCGACAAGGCGGTCTCAACGGACATCCTCATCAACAGCTTCTGCAGCTACAAAGGCCTACGCCAAAGCTCAAGCAGCACGAGCTCAACTGGCCTTCGCTGAAAAGGAAGCCAATGCAATGAAACAGAGAGCTGAACTGGATGCCCATCTACATGTCCTCCAGTGCCAAAAAGCAATAGCCGCAGCTGAAGCAGAGGCCTCAGCCTATGAAGAAGCAGAGATTCAGAGCGGGGAGCCCTATGGAGAACTTTGTGAGGAAGTTGAGCCCATCAGTTCAGTGCACCGCACTAACGAATATGTTGAACAACAACGTGAGTTACTCTACCCAGACACTCAGCACGACCCAGCACAGCCTCCTAAAGGGAATGACAATGAAGTAGATGTACAAGACAGTACGCAAATAACTAATCCATTTATAACCAAACTTAACAACCGCTTACCTGAATCAAGTGAAACGCAACAGTTTGCAAAATACCTAATTCGCAAAGAGCTAGTTAGCACAGGTCTTTTACAATTTGATGACAAACCTGAAAACTATTGGGCATGGAAAGCTTCATTCATCAGCGTAACCAAAGACTTAAATCTGTCACCAAGAGAGGAATTAGACTTGCTAACAAAATGGTTGGGTCCAACATCATCCGAACAGGCTAAGCGGATTCGTGCTGTACACACCCTCAATCCTGCTGCAGGTGTAAAGATGATCTGGCAACGACTTGAAGAGTGCTACGGCTCACCTGAGGCTATTGAGGACGCACTCTTAAAAAAGGTAGAGGATTTTCCCAAACTCACAAATAAAGACGATGTTAAGCTGCAAGAACTTAGTGACATCTTATTAGAGCTACAGTGTGCTAAACAAGATGGTGCGCTCCCGGGACTTGCTTACCTGGACACAACTAGAGGAGTCAGGCAAATAGTGGATAAACTTCCTTTCAACCTACAGGAAAGGTGGACAACTGTAGGAACACAGTACAAGGAGACTCATAGTGTGTCATTTCCTCCTTTCCCAGTTTTCACACAATTTGTCCAACGGCAGGCGAAAATGAGGAATGACCCAAGCTTTGCTACGTCCAAGGCCAACACCCACGTCCCTTCTCCCACAGAAAAACTGAGGGCAGATAATCGTAAACCTACTGTGTCAGCACACAAAATGGTCATTACGGCAGAGCCAGACCAACATTATCTCAGTCCAAAGAAAATGGAGGAACCAGATCGCCAGTGCCCAATCCACAAAAAACCACATCCACTCAAAAAGTGTAAGCTTTTTAGAGACAAACCCATTGAAGAAAGACGAGCCTATCTCAAAGAGCATAACATCTGCTACAGATGCTGTGGGTCTGTCCAACACATTgcaaaaaactgtaaaacagtGGTTAAGTGTATCGAGTGTGACAGCCTTAAACACTTATCTGCAATGCATCCCGGTCTTACTCCTGCCCCTAAGAGTACTACACCAGGAAACAACGACAATGAAGAGCAAACTGAGAGCTCACCTTCAGTCGAGTCGAGGTGCACAGAAGTATGTGGCCAAGGTGATAGCCCACGTTCATGTTCTAAGATCAGTTTAGTCAAAGTgtatcccacaggccaaaaagagagAGCTGTAAAAATGTATGCAGTAATTGATGATCAGTCCAACAGGTCACTGACAAAGTCAGAGTTTTTCAGCCTTTTCAAAATCAATGCCCGACCCACACCATACACCTTAAAGACTTGCTCTGGCAGAGAACAAACCTCAGGTAGGAGAGCTGTAAACTTCTCCCTCGAGTCCTTGGATGGAGAAGTCAACATCCAGCTACCTCCTTTAATTGAATGTGACTCTGTGCCAGACAACAGATCTGAAATACCCTCCCCAGAGATTGCCCAGCATCACTCACATCTTCTTTCAGTTGCAGATAACATTCCACCTGTCGACCACCACGCCCCTATCCTTTTGCTCCTAGGAAGGGACGTCCTCAGGGTCCATAAGGTGCGTGAGCAAATCAACGGACCCAATGACGCACCGTACGCCCAAAGGCTAGACCTGGGTTGGGTTATTGTGGGGGAGGTGTGTCTAGGAAAAGCGCATAGTCAGTCAGAGGTCAATGTCTACAAAACACACACCTTAGATAATGGACGTGCCCAAACGCAATTCACGTTAAAGAGAATTACGGGGTCACTATGA